TTCTTGAAATTTTCGAACTCCGCTGCCATCCTCAGATATTTATCTTTGTATTCAGCTAACTCTGCTTTTAGTCGCTCAACTTCTTCTGCTAATTGTTTTGTTTTGCTAATCCGGCGTGTTTTTTGGGGTGTTTTTTCAGTCGTAACTGGCGCAGATTCGACCTGGACTCCTACTGGCTCTTTTTCATTGGTATTGCTCGCTTTCATGTGTCACCAATATCCTGATCTCAATAAAGCGTTGGTTTGTGTTCAACAAAAAAGTTACTTATTTCTTTCGCGATGAAATCGACAAGACTGATTACCTTTTCGTATTTCATTCTTGTCGGTCCAAGGATGCCAATCGTCCCGGTAATATCACCAATCCGATAGGCTGCTGTTATTAAGCTGCAATTGTTCAGGAGTTCCTCCTTATTCTCCTGTCCAATAGCAATGGAGATCTTATCCTCATTGGCGGTAGAATCGCTCAGCACGCGAATCAAGATTTTTTGATTTTCGATCAATTCAAGCAGCTTAGTCATGCGCTCCTGATTAGCGAACTCCGGTTGAGAAAAAATATTCTGAGTCCCTTTAACCAGCAGATGCCCATCCTCGGTCATGAAAATCTTGTCCGCAGATGCTGAAAATTGAGAAATCAAATTTTCATCGCCTAAAGTGACATCAGAAAGCCTCGTATTAAAGGTTTCTCGAATCTGCTTTAGTGTCAAACCGCTCAATCGTTCATTCAAAATTCGTGCCGTTTCTTCCAATTTGTTCTGGGAAATATTATATTTTATTTCCATCATGATGGTCTTGACTAACCCATAGCTAATGGCAATGATCACCAGCAGCTTGTTCTCGCTCAGCTTCACTAATTCTAGCTTTTCAAATTTGCCCTGATAGAATCGCGGCGAGAGCACAACTCCCAATTGGTTAGAGATTTGAGACAACACCTCGCATGATTTTTCTAGTATCGCTTCAACATCCTCATTGGCGACATCTTCCAGCCGTTGATCTATAAATTGTTTTTCCGATTTCGTTACTCGCTCGATCATCATCAAATCATTCACATAATAGCGATATCCCAGATCTGTGGGAATTCGACCAGCCGAAGCATGAGGTTGCGTCACCAATCCCTTCTCATCTAAATCCATCATAATGTTTCGAATGGTCGCTGGACTTAGGCGATTTTTATTGGCTCTCGATAAAAATCTCGATCCAATTGGCATTGCACAATTGACAAAATTCTTTACCAGTGATTTTAAAATGAACCCTTCTCGCTGGGTAAGTAACGATTCAGCCATGTGAATAACTTCACCCCCTGCTGAATAAATAATTCTTAGATTTTCACTAACATATCTTTTTTTTGCACCATGAAGATAACAATTTTTAGCTCATTTGTCAAGTAAAATTTCGTTACCATCTAAATCAATAGCGCTGCTGTTGCATGATGCGTTCGATAATTAATATTTCAAAAATTTTCTCAATGCCAGAACGCTGCCCAAAAAACCAAGGCAGATCCCTAATAAAATTATCGCAAAATAGCTGTACTTGTCAATGAAAATAACGCCAGGAATTTCTAATTTCACTGCCTTTATTGACAAATAAAAGAAAATTGCAGCGGTAATCCCCCCGAGCAGGCCTTGAACTATCCCCTCAACAAAAAATGGTCGTCGGATAAATTGTCTCGTAGCGCCGACCAATTTCATGATTTCAATAATTGTCAATCGGGAATAAATGATAAGCTTGATGGTATTGGAGACTAAAAAAATCGCTCCGCCCCCTAACAAGATCCCTATACCTAAAATAATAATCAAAAATATTCGAATGTAACGCTCCAGCAAAACGATTAAATCCTGCCGATAAATAACCTCATCCACTCCATCAAGCTGTTCGAGCTGTTTGGCAATTCTCTCTACACTTGCTCGCGAGCGCGCCGATGGGTGCAATCGGATCTGAAACGAAGCTGGTAATGGGTTATCATCTAAAATGTCAAAAATCTCCTGACCGAATTGTTGCCGGAAAAGCGCAGCAGCAGCAGCTTTCGATACATAATGAACACTATCAATTCCCTGGATGCTGATGATCTTCTGTTTCAATTCATAAATTTGTTCTGGATTGAATGAATTATCAATAAAGACCTCCATCTCCATGCGCGATTGAATTTGCTGAATGATATGATGAATATTTAAAATGATGATACCAAAAATACCGATCAACACCAGGGCAAAAAAGATGGTAGATGTGGCTACAAACGCCGAGAACTTTGCGCGACGTAAACCTTTTAATCCTTCAATAATAGAATAAAACATTTTTGGACGCAATTATAATGTTCTTCCTTTTTCAATTCGAATCACCTTGCGGCGATGCTCCCGTACCAGGCGGTAATCGTGGGTCGCCATCAAAATCGCCGTCCCTCTGGAATTGATCTTCTCAATCAACTGAATGATTTCGTCAGCAGCGGCTGGATCAAGATTGCCTGTAGGTTCATCAGCTAATAAGATGATCGGCTCATTTACCAGCGCCCGGGCGATCGCCACCCGTTGCTGTTCCCCCCCAGATAACTGATAGGGCATTTTATTTCGCTTATGGCTTAAACCGACTTCTGCCAGCACGCGCAACACGCGGCGCTTAATTTCACCCCGGCTTGTGCCGATTACTTGCAGAGCGAACGCCACATTGTCGTAAACGGTTCGATCATTTAATAACTTGAAATCTTGAAAAATGATCCCTAGTTTGCGCCGCAAATACGGAATCTTTTTCTTTTTAATGGTCAGCGAATTAAATCCATTTACAATCACATGGCCCGATTGAGGAAAAATATCCAGATAAATGACTTTCAAAACGCTGCTCTTGCCAGCACCACTGGGGCCTACGAGATAGACGAACTCCCCTGGCTCAATGGTGAGATTGACCAATTCCAGCCCCTCGCCACCAGGATATTTGGCCACTACGTTGGAGAGTTGAATCATTTTTATGGTTCCTTCCTCAATACAAAATGGACTCTCAGTGAATGTTCACTTCCGGGTCGAAACGACAACCCATCGTAAATTTGTAATAGCTTAAAATCGGTTTGCTTGATCAGGGATTGAACTTCTGCGATATGCAATATCCTTTGCCGATGAACTTCAATGAAGGTTTTCTTATGTTCGTCAAGATATATTTCAAACCGATTGGTGTGAATCCTATCGTTCCGATCGTAACTGCTGGCACGTGTGTACCAATATCCCTCACCTCGATTTTTTTCAAAATAGTTTTGGAAAAACCGTTTGGAATTCTGCTCTGTGCAAATATCAAAAATGAATAGGCCCTGGGATTGCAATGACTGATAAACACTTTCTAACATGCTCATCCAATCACCATCCTTTAGCAGGTAATTGACACTATCATAAAGGCTAATAATAACATCGATAGTGGACCGCAAACAAAAATCACACATGCTCGATTGCCAAATAGAGATCGATCGATTGGCAGCAGCCAATTTGTGCTGAGCCACTTTTAGCATCTCAAACGATAAATCGCTTCCATAAAGTTGATATTTCTTTGAGTTCAACTGCATCAGCAGATTGCCAGTACCACAAGATATATCCAAGATGGTCCGAGCATTTGGATTCCATCGTTCAATGATTTTTTCAATATAGCTGCCCCAATTCTTATAATCGACGTATGACATTAATTCATCATAGATATAGGCCAATTTCGAATAGGGGGGAACCACCTCATTATTGTTTTCATCATGCTCGTGCAAAATCTGCTATCTCCACCAAAATTTTCCCTGAAAAATTAAATTGTATTCTCTAACTTTGCCACGAACCCAAATATAAAGCACCCATCACACTCTTGGAAGCTTTGATCAACCAAGTTTCACCAGGTCAGCCAAATAGGCCGAGGAATCGAATTCGATGCCCCTGGATTTTGTAGAATTATTTCATTTTTTAACATGAGAGCGATAAAACATCTAATGAAATTCGTTCTAATGCTTCGCAAGGAAGAACAGTTTATCTGCTAATTTGCAGCAAAAGAAATCAGATCTATTCAACGAGACTTAATTATCCTGTCAGATTAAATTTCGATGAAAATTTCGAAGCTCTCGGTCACCGCTTATTCATCCAAAATACACAGCTCCCAGAATCGTTGACCTTTGACTACCTGTCACCGTGGGTAAATTATTGGGGATCGCAGCAACCGTTTCGTTGGCCAGGATTGCAAAAGAAATCGCTTCCTTGGCGTCCGCTGGAATTCCGAACGCATCGGACCTCAATACTTTGCTCGCATAAAAATACTTTGCTATTGAATTCATCAGCGTGCGATTGTTAACGCCTCCCCCACCGACGATCAATTCATTGACTTGGGAAACTGTAATTCCTGTCAGCATCATCGCACCTGCAATGGAATGCGCTGTCAGCTCTGTGACTGTAGCGATGATCTCTTGAGGAGTCAAATACAATCTCCGAGCGATCGAAAGAATATGATCAATGAATGGTCTGCCGAATTCTTCCCGCCCCGTGGATTTAGGGATCGGTCGATTGAAGTAGGGGTGCTTTATCATATCTGATAACAATTGAACAGAAACCGCCCCCTGTGATGCAATGTGACCATCTTCATCATACGGTAAACCATAAAAATGTGAGACAAGCGCATCGATCACCATATTACCAGGGCCGCTATCAAATGCCATTACCTCCGATGCCGAGCACCCCCGGCGCAACACAGTTAAATTCGCGATACCTCCAATATTCAAAATCACTCTATTGAGCTCATTAGAACGGAATAAAATATAATCGACATATGGCACCAAAGGGGCTCCTTGCCCTCCCAACGCAATGTCGGCTGATCGAAAATTTCCCACCGTCACACAGCCGAGGCGATTGGCAATGACTGCTGGCTCACCGATTTGCAGCGTCGACCGTATCGATTTATTCATCATCGAAACTTCATTGGAGAGATGCTGGATCGTTTGCCCATGGGAGCCGATTAAATCTATCTTGCTGAGATCGAAATGAGCATTTCGACAAATATTAATTGCTGCATCAGCAAAATACTCTCCAACAACAAAATTGAGCTGGCAAAGCTCAGCAGCGTTTGTTTTCCCAGATTCTGCAATTTCCAGCAGGCGTTTTCTGAGCGCATTCGGATAGGGGAACATTTGAAAATGAATCAACTCGACCTCGGTGTCAAGCCCGAAATTCTTGATTCGAGTCAGCGCTGCATCAATGCCATCCATTGAGGTGCCAGACATCAATCCGATGACAAACTTATCTGTCTTTTTCGCCAGTTTAATTATTGGGTGCATTGCTTAAATTAGAAGCCGTTGCTCAATAGAATTTTGCAGATTCTGAATTAAATGTTCAGTAATTTCAGCACCAGATTTTTGAATCGCAAGCAATGCTGCTCCATATTCAGGGGGAAACATCGGGTCGGAAATTTCCACGTTCCAGGAAATCTCATACAATTCTTTCGCAATCTCGTGAATCACCATGTCGCGCTGCTTGAAGATGCTTCCGATGAGCGCCACCCGAATCTCATCGCCTTCAAAATTCAAACGCTGAGCCACGGCCTTGGCCAACAGACCGAGCTCTTTACCAGTGCGACGAATAATTTCCGCTGCCACCGCATCGCCATTCTTGGCTTCCGCAAAGACAATCGGCGCCAAATCCGCGATCGCCACTCGATCAATCCGATTCTGATAAATTTGGGGGATGATTTGATCGATGGAGTTCAATCGAAAATGCGTGGTAAGCTTATCCTTCAAACTGGTTTTTTCGCCCCTGCCATCAAAATCTTTTAGTGCAGCAACAATCGCCTCTCGCCCAATAAAATAACCGCTCCCTTCGTCACCCAATAAATAGCCCCAGCCTCCAGAACGGACAATTTTCCCTTGGCTGTTCTTACCAAAACAGATCGCTCCAGTGCCCGAAATAATAATAATCCCTGGCCCAGTAGCAAAGGCCCCAGCCAGCGCTGCCATCGCATCGCTATCTACGATCACTTTCTTGTTGAATTCAGTATCATGAAAAAGCGCTACAATTTCCTTTCGGTCACTATCCCTCCCAGCACCTGCGAGACCTAAAAAAATATGATCGATCTTATTTGCTGGCAAATTACTCTGCTTTATCAAACTATCAAATCCTTTCAACAACTCTTCTCGCAGCTTTTTTCCGCCCACAACCTGATAGTTAGTGCTTTCGCCTTTCGCGCTGGCAATAATAT
This DNA window, taken from candidate division KSB1 bacterium, encodes the following:
- the ftsE gene encoding cell division ATP-binding protein FtsE → MKMIQLSNVVAKYPGGEGLELVNLTIEPGEFVYLVGPSGAGKSSVLKVIYLDIFPQSGHVIVNGFNSLTIKKKKIPYLRRKLGIIFQDFKLLNDRTVYDNVAFALQVIGTSRGEIKRRVLRVLAEVGLSHKRNKMPYQLSGGEQQRVAIARALVNEPIILLADEPTGNLDPAAADEIIQLIEKINSRGTAILMATHDYRLVREHRRKVIRIEKGRTL
- a CDS encoding anhydro-N-acetylmuramic acid kinase, which produces MHPIIKLAKKTDKFVIGLMSGTSMDGIDAALTRIKNFGLDTEVELIHFQMFPYPNALRKRLLEIAESGKTNAAELCQLNFVVGEYFADAAINICRNAHFDLSKIDLIGSHGQTIQHLSNEVSMMNKSIRSTLQIGEPAVIANRLGCVTVGNFRSADIALGGQGAPLVPYVDYILFRSNELNRVILNIGGIANLTVLRRGCSASEVMAFDSGPGNMVIDALVSHFYGLPYDEDGHIASQGAVSVQLLSDMIKHPYFNRPIPKSTGREEFGRPFIDHILSIARRLYLTPQEIIATVTELTAHSIAGAMMLTGITVSQVNELIVGGGGVNNRTLMNSIAKYFYASKVLRSDAFGIPADAKEAISFAILANETVAAIPNNLPTVTGSQRSTILGAVYFG
- a CDS encoding ABC transporter permease translates to MRPKMFYSIIEGLKGLRRAKFSAFVATSTIFFALVLIGIFGIIILNIHHIIQQIQSRMEMEVFIDNSFNPEQIYELKQKIISIQGIDSVHYVSKAAAAALFRQQFGQEIFDILDDNPLPASFQIRLHPSARSRASVERIAKQLEQLDGVDEVIYRQDLIVLLERYIRIFLIIILGIGILLGGGAIFLVSNTIKLIIYSRLTIIEIMKLVGATRQFIRRPFFVEGIVQGLLGGITAAIFFYLSIKAVKLEIPGVIFIDKYSYFAIILLGICLGFLGSVLALRKFLKY
- a CDS encoding class I SAM-dependent methyltransferase — protein: MHEHDENNNEVVPPYSKLAYIYDELMSYVDYKNWGSYIEKIIERWNPNARTILDISCGTGNLLMQLNSKKYQLYGSDLSFEMLKVAQHKLAAANRSISIWQSSMCDFCLRSTIDVIISLYDSVNYLLKDGDWMSMLESVYQSLQSQGLFIFDICTEQNSKRFFQNYFEKNRGEGYWYTRASSYDRNDRIHTNRFEIYLDEHKKTFIEVHRQRILHIAEVQSLIKQTDFKLLQIYDGLSFRPGSEHSLRVHFVLRKEP
- the hrcA gene encoding heat-inducible transcriptional repressor HrcA codes for the protein MAESLLTQREGFILKSLVKNFVNCAMPIGSRFLSRANKNRLSPATIRNIMMDLDEKGLVTQPHASAGRIPTDLGYRYYVNDLMMIERVTKSEKQFIDQRLEDVANEDVEAILEKSCEVLSQISNQLGVVLSPRFYQGKFEKLELVKLSENKLLVIIAISYGLVKTIMMEIKYNISQNKLEETARILNERLSGLTLKQIRETFNTRLSDVTLGDENLISQFSASADKIFMTEDGHLLVKGTQNIFSQPEFANQERMTKLLELIENQKILIRVLSDSTANEDKISIAIGQENKEELLNNCSLITAAYRIGDITGTIGILGPTRMKYEKVISLVDFIAKEISNFFVEHKPTLY